In Arthrobacter sp. StoSoilB5, one genomic interval encodes:
- a CDS encoding metal-dependent hydrolase produces MMGGHHAASGAAAWIAIASTGPYALGWYPLDSTGILIGAMATAGTALVCDWDHRHSTIANSLPPLSNVIAVGIEKASGGHRQGTHSLLGASAFVVLAAMAAQFQMVTPVGKLSVGAGLLCMFMINLAAKALNLFPKSGWITNWLFAVVMAGLVTWFAPDQWGWLPLSMLAGVAVHIVGDMITVGGVPLLWPIVIKPPKFLRKSLISGIWRANGAFSIPLLGRAGSRREWLVLIPVSGYAMVGMGAAAWALAQEHWPGVLAALGGVIQAR; encoded by the coding sequence ATGATGGGAGGACACCACGCCGCGTCGGGAGCCGCGGCGTGGATCGCTATTGCCTCGACCGGCCCCTACGCGTTGGGCTGGTATCCGCTGGATTCCACCGGCATCCTGATCGGAGCCATGGCGACGGCGGGTACCGCCTTGGTGTGCGACTGGGACCACCGGCACAGCACCATAGCGAATTCGCTTCCACCGCTTTCCAACGTCATTGCGGTGGGCATTGAGAAAGCCAGCGGAGGGCACCGGCAAGGGACACACTCACTTCTGGGAGCCTCTGCCTTTGTGGTGCTGGCTGCCATGGCAGCTCAATTCCAGATGGTTACGCCGGTAGGAAAGCTCTCGGTCGGCGCTGGTTTGCTGTGCATGTTCATGATCAACCTGGCGGCCAAGGCTTTGAATCTGTTTCCCAAATCCGGCTGGATCACCAACTGGCTCTTCGCCGTGGTGATGGCTGGACTCGTGACCTGGTTCGCACCCGATCAGTGGGGGTGGCTCCCGCTGTCAATGCTGGCGGGCGTCGCCGTTCACATCGTGGGAGACATGATTACCGTGGGCGGGGTACCGCTGTTGTGGCCCATCGTGATCAAACCACCTAAATTCCTGCGCAAATCGCTGATCAGCGGCATTTGGAGGGCCAACGGCGCTTTCTCGATTCCCCTGTTGGGCAGGGCCGGCTCGCGGCGGGAGTGGCTGGTCCTGATACCCGTCAGCGGTTACGCCATGGTGGGCATGGGGGCTGCGGCATGGGCCCTGGCCCAGGAGCACTGGCCAGGAGTCCTGGCGGCGTTGGGCGGCGTGATCCAAGCCCGGTGA
- a CDS encoding glycosyltransferase, translated as MLHSRSMNNGGRGGFQARRHADSLRRSLVDLEVIIPAYNEAGRIPNTLLQAIDFLASQPWSSRIVVVDNGSVDETGAVVRRISGEAGSSVPISVIGCSRRGKGAAVRRGLLSGTSRFTGFFDADLATPLETLTAAMSHLEEGAAAVIASRHAPGSTLVRPQQLGRRIGGKAFRTLTKSKVKGIFDTQCGFKFFERDSLTAAMVQCRATGFAFDVELLLRLQHQGARIIELPVAWTDGEASTFRPFQDGIASFASVLQLEKSIL; from the coding sequence GTGCTCCACTCACGCAGTATGAACAACGGCGGCAGGGGAGGCTTTCAGGCCCGGCGACACGCGGATTCACTGCGGCGTTCCCTGGTTGATCTTGAAGTCATTATTCCGGCCTATAACGAGGCCGGAAGGATTCCCAATACCCTGTTGCAGGCCATCGATTTCCTGGCAAGCCAGCCCTGGTCTTCCCGGATTGTGGTGGTAGATAACGGCAGCGTTGACGAAACCGGTGCTGTAGTACGTCGTATTTCGGGCGAGGCAGGAAGCAGCGTCCCGATTTCCGTGATCGGATGTTCCCGTCGTGGCAAAGGGGCAGCTGTTCGCCGGGGCCTCCTGAGCGGTACGTCACGTTTCACCGGGTTCTTCGATGCCGATCTGGCCACCCCCTTGGAAACGCTGACTGCTGCCATGTCCCACCTCGAAGAGGGTGCTGCAGCAGTTATTGCCTCGCGCCACGCGCCAGGTTCCACCCTTGTCCGGCCGCAACAACTGGGAAGGCGCATAGGCGGTAAAGCTTTCCGCACACTGACCAAGTCCAAGGTGAAGGGCATCTTCGATACCCAGTGCGGCTTCAAATTTTTCGAACGGGACTCGCTCACCGCCGCTATGGTCCAATGCCGCGCTACGGGGTTTGCTTTCGATGTGGAGCTTCTTCTGAGGTTGCAACACCAAGGGGCCAGAATCATCGAATTGCCTGTCGCCTGGACAGACGGAGAAGCGTCAACGTTCCGGCCCTTCCAAGACGGAATCGCCAGTTTTGCGTCCGTACTTCAACTAGAGAAATCGATCCTATGA
- a CDS encoding glycosyltransferase family 4 protein, whose amino-acid sequence MTSAFPLSSAHLAGKHVLILNWRDVGHSQAGGAEQYMHEISRRWVAAGAKVTWFTGREMNQPAEDVIDDIRILRAGGPLAIYAHAALKLVRRGRHFDAVVDCQNGIPFFSPLFVPGGTPIIQLIHHVHQEQFRSRFSPPLAALGRFLESRGAKAVYGQRAIVAVSPSTRLELRKLGFSGPIHVVPNGTIDVPEQVGPRAPEPTITVVSRLVPHKRLDLLLGQIAVVASRIPDLRVEIVGDGPERARLQQLAMDMGLSHIVTFHGYQPNEVRNSLLNRAWMTTSTSASEGWGCSVIEAAAWGVPCLALRVPGIRDSVVDGSTGWLVDTPKEFGRAIVAALEKLASHQASQEFSARCQEWARCFTWDRSSDLLAGVVLEESQRLETLGSGSPRSDMSTLVRFELPPGADLRVILRPTDEVWADDGQVSVLMKGRDEFEAFAVLKQIGVDAADLQPAGRSDLLAGPGRVSMPAHAVDGF is encoded by the coding sequence ATGACCAGTGCTTTCCCATTGTCCTCAGCACACCTTGCTGGGAAGCACGTACTTATCCTGAACTGGCGCGACGTCGGGCATTCCCAAGCCGGGGGCGCCGAGCAGTATATGCACGAGATCTCCCGCAGGTGGGTAGCGGCCGGGGCCAAAGTCACGTGGTTTACCGGGCGTGAAATGAACCAGCCCGCGGAGGACGTCATCGACGATATCCGGATACTGCGCGCTGGTGGTCCCCTGGCCATCTACGCCCATGCAGCGCTCAAGCTCGTGCGCAGAGGCCGTCATTTTGATGCCGTGGTGGATTGCCAGAACGGAATCCCCTTCTTCTCGCCACTCTTCGTGCCAGGCGGGACACCCATCATTCAATTGATCCATCACGTTCACCAAGAGCAATTCCGCAGCCGGTTCTCTCCGCCGTTGGCTGCCCTTGGCCGTTTCCTTGAAAGCAGAGGCGCAAAAGCCGTCTATGGCCAGCGGGCCATTGTTGCCGTCTCACCGTCCACGCGGTTGGAACTCCGCAAGCTTGGGTTCTCCGGACCAATTCACGTCGTACCCAACGGTACTATCGACGTTCCGGAACAGGTCGGCCCCAGGGCTCCCGAGCCCACCATTACCGTGGTCAGCCGTTTGGTGCCGCACAAACGACTTGATTTGTTGCTGGGCCAGATTGCTGTTGTCGCCAGCCGTATTCCCGATCTGCGGGTGGAAATCGTTGGCGACGGGCCCGAAAGAGCCCGGCTACAGCAACTCGCCATGGACATGGGGCTCAGCCATATCGTGACTTTCCACGGTTACCAGCCCAACGAGGTCCGCAACAGCCTCTTGAACCGGGCATGGATGACCACTTCCACGTCGGCGTCAGAGGGCTGGGGATGTTCAGTGATCGAGGCGGCCGCCTGGGGCGTTCCATGCCTTGCACTGCGTGTTCCAGGCATCCGGGACTCCGTAGTGGACGGCAGTACAGGATGGCTTGTGGATACCCCTAAGGAATTTGGGCGCGCCATAGTAGCCGCCCTGGAGAAATTGGCCTCACATCAGGCATCGCAGGAGTTCTCTGCACGATGCCAGGAGTGGGCACGATGCTTCACCTGGGACCGGAGTTCGGACCTTCTGGCTGGTGTGGTCCTTGAAGAGTCACAGCGTCTGGAGACCCTTGGTAGCGGCAGTCCGCGCTCCGATATGTCCACACTGGTGCGTTTCGAATTACCGCCCGGGGCCGACCTTCGGGTCATCCTGCGTCCAACGGATGAAGTGTGGGCGGACGACGGACAGGTCTCAGTACTGATGAAAGGCCGGGACGAGTTCGAAGCCTTCGCTGTCTTGAAGCAGATTGGGGTGGACGCAGCAGACTTGCAGCCAGCGGGGCGGAGCGACCTGCTCGCCGGACCCGGAAGGGTCTCTATGCCCGCCCACGCCGTTGATGGCTTCTAG
- a CDS encoding glycosyltransferase family 39 protein — protein MVSYACSLLMANMLPTTDYTHFASAAMLMGIVGIVASALVPLPLSHVVAVSPEGSEERKDGMAFSVFVSCIAGAVAAAATGMVTLAFATPALAGAVALGSFAIFIVTAPSGWLQGELRFTWVALTNIGEVVLRLGFSALVIVLAWGAGGAVLGFAVGSVAPLAVPLSFYRDLHWRPRVLLDKWRWAETIEIASVLCVVSILVGIDVVVVGFLDEGSSAAAGFQALASIAKGPVYVAAGTALVVFPLLRTSGADVRRILGAAFTSFGQLALVAFVIIATAPHMLAGLIVPEKYHGSLELLPWLAVAGLGYAVLMVLSTVLLAVRAYRRCQMGLAIACLLVVGGLWAGWHVNAVAGMAVGSAAGSVLASLVLAYIAHPVLAATARPGTVAWRWLAYPAGLIAVLGVASQMQPWVWLLLASGAGLAVLAHQRGLLPGRSVAGIPRRRLAGESARSTGRRSKQKTSLMDVIGAWRMQGLPGTLMMFLAVVAGAFCVRALGLERGFELWVDELLYVRLGESVSAGQFPTLPDGPFFLHPPGYFILEAAVIKLFDVSGEIVDVLLQLRWLNATLGALTVGLGFLLVRRLTGTAPAWFCAVLLAFEPFILRNNSHAFLETSAMAAVLAGFLVLVGMPEPARKRAAFLRWTVAGLLLGYGVLCKDFFIICTIAPVLVAVLWKETLPWRKATLVVAATVIPYAAYLAVVAVREQMPGWVWAKSNGLVRMSGVEKSTGFTAEGSPSILSRLIEQSGHFGTSYVLLALCPVAGLLLCFSLHAGRRFIGLAGLALGAAGAYSAVFGTFEEQYGYGVMVAGALCSVLAVVELQERYPKGRSVLAVFSMCFVALTVILGMRTALTVDNGFAGARQWVKANLPADARVSVTNSTAELIFMDDARFGIWPSAPLMKEHGAGYILTQSLPTSQGYGYANPTMLAWLKDHATPVFTSEGPTNGDTTLWFVHEADLDAAASANIGFPSKDHGTER, from the coding sequence GTGGTCAGTTACGCCTGCAGTTTGCTCATGGCCAACATGCTGCCCACTACGGACTACACGCACTTCGCGTCGGCCGCGATGCTGATGGGAATCGTAGGGATTGTCGCTTCAGCACTGGTTCCGCTTCCTTTGTCCCACGTAGTCGCTGTTAGTCCTGAAGGTTCCGAGGAACGCAAGGATGGCATGGCCTTCTCGGTTTTTGTGTCATGTATAGCCGGGGCAGTCGCAGCCGCAGCGACGGGAATGGTGACATTGGCCTTTGCCACACCGGCGCTGGCAGGAGCCGTAGCGTTGGGTTCCTTTGCCATCTTCATCGTGACGGCACCCTCGGGATGGTTGCAGGGCGAGCTGCGTTTCACGTGGGTTGCCCTGACAAACATCGGCGAAGTTGTCCTCAGGCTCGGGTTCAGCGCGTTGGTGATTGTCCTGGCGTGGGGTGCGGGGGGAGCAGTCCTTGGGTTTGCTGTGGGCTCGGTAGCTCCCCTCGCCGTCCCGCTTTCCTTCTATCGGGACCTGCACTGGCGTCCGCGGGTCCTGCTGGATAAATGGCGGTGGGCGGAGACAATCGAGATCGCGTCGGTGCTGTGCGTGGTTTCCATACTGGTTGGCATCGATGTTGTGGTGGTTGGGTTCCTGGACGAAGGATCGTCCGCGGCAGCAGGGTTCCAGGCATTGGCATCGATTGCCAAGGGGCCGGTGTACGTGGCGGCCGGTACTGCCTTGGTGGTTTTTCCCTTGCTGCGCACGTCAGGCGCGGACGTACGCCGGATCCTTGGAGCCGCCTTCACGTCCTTTGGGCAGTTGGCGTTGGTGGCCTTCGTCATCATCGCTACCGCCCCTCACATGCTGGCCGGGCTGATTGTGCCGGAAAAGTATCACGGCTCCCTGGAGCTGTTGCCGTGGCTGGCGGTGGCAGGCCTTGGCTACGCCGTGCTGATGGTACTGTCAACAGTCCTTCTCGCGGTGAGGGCCTACCGGCGATGCCAGATGGGCCTTGCCATCGCTTGCCTTCTGGTGGTGGGCGGTCTATGGGCCGGCTGGCATGTGAACGCTGTTGCCGGCATGGCTGTGGGTTCAGCTGCAGGCTCCGTGCTGGCATCCTTGGTACTGGCCTACATCGCTCATCCAGTCCTTGCCGCCACGGCCCGACCGGGAACTGTGGCCTGGCGGTGGTTGGCCTACCCGGCCGGACTGATTGCGGTGCTGGGTGTGGCCAGCCAGATGCAGCCGTGGGTGTGGTTGCTTTTAGCATCCGGTGCGGGCCTTGCCGTGCTGGCTCATCAGCGCGGCTTATTGCCGGGCAGGAGCGTTGCCGGGATTCCCCGACGGCGGCTGGCTGGTGAAAGCGCGAGGAGCACCGGCCGACGGTCCAAGCAAAAAACCAGCCTCATGGACGTCATCGGCGCGTGGCGTATGCAGGGACTCCCGGGCACCTTGATGATGTTCCTGGCTGTGGTTGCCGGAGCTTTCTGCGTTCGCGCCCTCGGTTTGGAACGGGGCTTTGAGCTCTGGGTAGATGAGTTGCTCTACGTGCGCTTGGGTGAGTCCGTCAGTGCCGGTCAATTTCCCACGCTCCCGGACGGGCCATTCTTCCTCCACCCGCCCGGCTACTTCATCCTCGAAGCCGCCGTGATCAAGCTGTTTGACGTCTCAGGCGAAATTGTGGACGTCCTGCTGCAGTTGCGATGGCTGAATGCCACGTTGGGGGCACTGACCGTGGGGCTGGGGTTTCTCCTTGTCAGGAGGCTTACTGGTACTGCCCCCGCGTGGTTCTGTGCTGTGCTTCTTGCGTTCGAGCCCTTCATTCTGCGCAACAACAGCCATGCCTTCCTCGAGACCTCGGCAATGGCGGCTGTGCTCGCAGGGTTTTTGGTCCTGGTAGGAATGCCGGAACCCGCGAGGAAGCGTGCAGCTTTCCTGCGGTGGACGGTGGCCGGATTGCTGTTGGGGTATGGCGTTCTGTGCAAGGACTTCTTCATCATCTGCACCATCGCCCCGGTCCTTGTTGCTGTGTTGTGGAAGGAAACCCTGCCCTGGCGCAAGGCAACGCTTGTGGTGGCCGCGACCGTCATTCCCTATGCTGCTTACCTTGCCGTAGTGGCTGTGCGGGAACAAATGCCGGGCTGGGTGTGGGCCAAAAGCAACGGGCTGGTGCGGATGTCCGGGGTTGAGAAGAGCACGGGCTTCACGGCAGAAGGCTCGCCGAGCATCCTGTCCCGTTTGATCGAGCAGAGCGGTCACTTCGGCACTAGTTATGTCCTCCTGGCGCTGTGTCCCGTGGCGGGACTCCTGCTGTGCTTCAGCCTTCATGCTGGCCGGCGGTTTATTGGACTGGCAGGGCTGGCTTTGGGTGCCGCGGGCGCTTACAGCGCTGTGTTCGGCACGTTCGAAGAGCAATACGGGTACGGCGTCATGGTGGCTGGCGCACTGTGTTCCGTGCTGGCGGTGGTGGAGCTCCAAGAGAGATATCCCAAGGGCCGCAGCGTCCTTGCCGTGTTCAGCATGTGCTTCGTTGCCTTGACGGTAATTCTCGGGATGCGCACTGCACTCACCGTGGACAATGGCTTTGCCGGCGCAAGGCAGTGGGTCAAAGCAAACTTGCCGGCAGATGCTCGGGTGAGCGTCACCAACAGCACTGCGGAGCTGATATTCATGGACGATGCCAGGTTCGGTATCTGGCCTTCGGCTCCCTTGATGAAAGAGCACGGAGCTGGTTACATCCTTACCCAGTCGCTGCCCACCAGCCAGGGATACGGCTATGCGAACCCCACTATGCTCGCCTGGCTGAAGGATCACGCCACTCCTGTTTTCACTTCCGAGGGGCCTACCAATGGTGATACGACGCTCTGGTTCGTGCATGAAGCTGACCTGGATGCTGCGGCATCGGCAAACATCGGGTTCCCGTCCAAAGACCATGGGACAGAACGGTAG
- a CDS encoding glycosyltransferase family 4 protein: MRVLHLGFEDPGMPGAGGGAVRTHEIDRRLAAKGFRMTVLTTRYPGWSERTQDGVHYVPIGIGRGGNRLTRLLGYVFLLPLEVHRRRAAADLVVEDFFAPFSSMAAPLWTTRPTVGLVQWLHAREKARQYGLPLHWVERWAVRRYRRMIAVSQGIADRLKAMNPDVHVDVIGNGVDPAAWKPEPKPGQDVLCIGRLEFGGKGLDLLLAAWEECAGRVDGQLLIAGSGPDEAKLHSVIEERGLSNRVRLLGWLSGEQKFQAMSEARLVVLPSRQETFGLVAIEALAVGTPVIAFDIPCLREIVPDSAGWLVPPFDVDAFAAEIARRYPEAGLMEMGSQGRAFASGFNWDRLAEMQAESFRDAVAEAAPSGPHPPGRSPHGN; this comes from the coding sequence ATGAGGGTTTTACATCTTGGGTTCGAAGACCCCGGCATGCCCGGCGCCGGTGGGGGAGCCGTGAGGACACACGAGATCGACCGTCGACTGGCTGCCAAAGGCTTCCGGATGACGGTACTGACCACCAGGTACCCCGGGTGGTCTGAACGCACGCAGGACGGCGTTCACTACGTGCCAATAGGAATAGGCCGCGGCGGGAACAGGCTGACCCGGCTTTTGGGCTATGTGTTTCTGCTGCCTCTTGAAGTGCACCGGCGCCGAGCTGCCGCTGATTTGGTGGTGGAGGACTTTTTCGCGCCCTTCTCCAGCATGGCTGCACCGCTCTGGACCACGCGCCCCACGGTTGGCCTGGTCCAGTGGTTGCATGCGCGCGAGAAGGCACGCCAATACGGGCTGCCGTTGCATTGGGTGGAACGGTGGGCTGTCCGGCGCTACCGGAGGATGATTGCAGTCTCGCAGGGAATCGCAGACCGCCTGAAGGCTATGAACCCGGACGTTCATGTGGACGTGATCGGTAACGGCGTGGATCCCGCAGCGTGGAAACCCGAACCCAAACCAGGTCAGGACGTCCTGTGCATAGGGCGCCTGGAATTCGGCGGCAAAGGTCTCGATCTGCTGTTGGCAGCCTGGGAAGAATGTGCCGGACGCGTCGATGGGCAGCTCCTGATTGCAGGTTCTGGCCCTGACGAAGCAAAGCTTCACTCGGTCATTGAAGAGAGGGGCCTGTCTAACCGCGTACGACTCCTGGGGTGGCTCTCAGGGGAGCAGAAATTCCAGGCTATGAGTGAGGCGCGGCTCGTGGTGCTTCCATCCAGGCAGGAGACCTTTGGACTCGTGGCCATCGAGGCACTGGCTGTTGGAACTCCGGTCATTGCCTTCGATATCCCTTGCTTGAGGGAGATTGTCCCCGACTCTGCAGGCTGGTTGGTTCCGCCGTTCGACGTCGACGCCTTTGCTGCGGAAATCGCTCGAAGATATCCGGAGGCCGGGCTGATGGAGATGGGGTCCCAAGGCAGGGCGTTTGCTTCCGGTTTCAACTGGGACCGGCTCGCTGAAATGCAGGCTGAGTCCTTCCGCGATGCTGTTGCTGAAGCCGCTCCAAGCGGACCCCATCCACCAGGAAGGTCTCCGCATGGCAATTGA
- a CDS encoding PIG-L family deacetylase, whose translation MAIESRIERSLAGGRPWLFLSAHLDDAVLSCGALIEAQAQEREIIVATVFTEASPAPHTRAARSFLRQCMLEDGVQLFEARKAEDMAVLEAMGVRPVHLGAVDALFRRRVLPRLARGAGNKLLPELTHRYSTYRFDIALGRIARGDKTLIRQLQDDVAELMAATKPELLFCPVGVGSHVDHLITRKAGEGHSENLVLYSDFPYDLVSQPDAAELARLGYQPWIWEEGLSSKHTRIRQYSTQADGLFPSGDIPIKAETYFVPHPWLNS comes from the coding sequence ATGGCAATTGAGTCAAGAATCGAACGATCCTTGGCAGGGGGACGCCCCTGGCTGTTCCTGTCTGCGCACCTCGATGACGCCGTTTTGTCCTGTGGCGCGCTTATTGAGGCGCAGGCGCAGGAACGGGAGATCATAGTGGCGACTGTGTTCACGGAAGCTTCCCCTGCGCCTCACACCAGGGCCGCCCGCTCTTTCCTGCGCCAGTGCATGCTGGAGGATGGCGTGCAGTTGTTCGAGGCCCGTAAGGCAGAGGACATGGCTGTCCTGGAAGCCATGGGGGTACGGCCGGTTCATCTCGGTGCAGTGGATGCCTTGTTCCGCCGTCGAGTGTTGCCTCGGCTGGCCAGAGGCGCTGGCAACAAGCTTCTACCGGAGCTTACCCACCGCTACTCGACGTATAGGTTCGACATTGCGCTGGGACGGATTGCGCGGGGAGACAAAACGCTCATCCGGCAACTCCAGGACGACGTCGCCGAGCTCATGGCTGCGACCAAGCCGGAGTTGCTCTTTTGTCCTGTAGGGGTGGGAAGCCACGTTGACCACCTCATCACTCGCAAGGCTGGGGAGGGCCACTCCGAAAACCTGGTCCTATACTCGGACTTTCCCTACGATTTGGTGTCGCAGCCGGACGCGGCAGAGTTGGCGCGGCTGGGGTACCAGCCTTGGATTTGGGAGGAAGGCTTGTCATCCAAGCACACCCGGATCAGGCAGTATTCCACGCAGGCGGACGGGTTGTTCCCCAGCGGTGACATTCCCATCAAGGCGGAAACCTACTTTGTCCCTCATCCTTGGCTGAACAGTTAA
- the deoC gene encoding deoxyribose-phosphate aldolase: protein MSNEAVAPASIASYIDHTLLKPEASEAEVLKVCAEAVEYKFKSVCVNPIWVKTVTKALKGSGVLTCSVIGFPLGATPSDVKAFEARGAVLDGADEIDMVINMAAARANDKGALVDDITAVAEAVHAGEAILKVIIETSMLTDEQKVIACEAAVEAGADFVKTSTGFNGGGATVEDVALMRKTVGPDVGVKASGGVRSLTDAQAMIAAGATRIGASSGIAIVKGEQGSSDY, encoded by the coding sequence ATGAGCAACGAAGCCGTCGCGCCCGCAAGCATCGCCTCGTACATCGACCACACGCTGTTGAAGCCCGAGGCCAGCGAGGCTGAGGTTTTGAAGGTGTGCGCCGAGGCGGTGGAGTACAAATTCAAGTCCGTCTGCGTCAATCCGATCTGGGTCAAGACTGTAACCAAGGCCCTTAAAGGCTCGGGAGTACTGACCTGCTCGGTTATCGGTTTCCCCCTCGGCGCCACGCCCAGCGACGTCAAAGCGTTCGAAGCCCGAGGCGCCGTTTTGGACGGCGCGGATGAGATCGACATGGTGATCAACATGGCGGCCGCCCGCGCGAACGACAAAGGTGCCCTGGTGGATGACATCACCGCCGTCGCCGAAGCTGTCCACGCCGGCGAGGCCATCCTGAAGGTCATCATCGAGACGTCCATGTTGACCGATGAACAGAAGGTCATTGCCTGCGAAGCCGCCGTGGAAGCAGGGGCTGACTTCGTCAAGACCTCCACTGGATTCAATGGCGGCGGAGCAACAGTTGAGGATGTTGCCTTGATGCGCAAGACCGTAGGGCCCGATGTTGGGGTCAAAGCGTCCGGCGGAGTGCGGTCCCTGACCGACGCACAGGCTATGATTGCTGCTGGTGCAACACGTATCGGAGCGAGTTCCGGAATAGCCATTGTCAAAGGTGAACAGGGTTCATCGGATTACTGA
- a CDS encoding FAD-dependent oxidoreductase has translation MSSTPVHIVIAGAGPAAQALVRRLAGGASGSRKEVQRRFDGTITVLSNRDECPDALLELAELPQVSVRFGQAASFIDAQAKIVTTVDGMEFSYDQLVIATGSAPTFPPVSGAEASLSYSTIDDAANIGEAVKDVARIVGRRPLGILVGNGPAAGQAEAVLRARGVRPVRTTLRPAAVVSSNVDTLVPDSALPATGILFEDGSSMNGDLVVLAEERTARTELAESAGLQIASDGGIAVGRDLATSVPGIWAIGDAASCDGLRLGLLLSAESSAMLCASGMLLGARGSSQQAAMAA, from the coding sequence ATGTCCTCCACTCCCGTTCACATTGTCATTGCAGGCGCAGGTCCGGCGGCCCAGGCTTTGGTGCGGCGGCTGGCCGGTGGCGCCTCCGGCTCCCGCAAGGAAGTACAGCGCAGGTTCGATGGCACCATCACTGTGCTCAGCAATCGCGACGAATGCCCCGACGCCCTCCTGGAACTGGCAGAACTCCCGCAGGTCTCGGTCCGGTTCGGGCAGGCCGCCAGCTTCATTGACGCCCAGGCAAAGATCGTCACCACCGTGGACGGCATGGAGTTCTCCTACGACCAACTCGTGATCGCGACGGGTTCAGCGCCAACCTTCCCGCCAGTCTCCGGTGCCGAAGCCAGCCTCAGCTACTCCACTATCGACGACGCCGCGAACATCGGCGAAGCGGTCAAGGACGTGGCCCGGATCGTCGGCCGACGCCCGCTGGGAATCCTCGTTGGCAATGGTCCCGCGGCCGGGCAGGCAGAGGCCGTGCTCCGGGCCCGCGGAGTCCGTCCCGTCCGCACCACCCTCCGCCCTGCCGCCGTCGTTTCTTCCAACGTCGATACCCTTGTGCCCGATTCCGCCCTGCCTGCCACCGGGATCCTTTTCGAAGACGGCAGCAGCATGAACGGCGACCTCGTGGTCCTCGCCGAAGAACGTACGGCGCGTACCGAGCTCGCCGAAAGCGCCGGTCTCCAGATAGCTTCCGACGGCGGCATCGCGGTAGGTCGCGACCTCGCTACCTCCGTCCCGGGCATCTGGGCGATCGGCGACGCCGCTTCCTGCGACGGCCTTCGCCTGGGCCTTCTCCTCTCCGCCGAGTCCTCCGCGATGCTGTGCGCGTCGGGGATGCTGTTGGGGGCACGGGGCAGCAGCCAGCAGGCCGCGATGGCAGCATAG
- a CDS encoding patatin-like phospholipase family protein, which yields MKRSLVLAGGGMRVAWQAGVMRALAEEGLEFQHVDGSSGGILTAGMLLSGVSPAEMCTRWSGVDVKDFGSALPVGDYLKGPWSLPAIGDADGILNKVFPTLGINDATIRGRAAEPGAVEGSFNVVEFTGKQCHAIDATAIDAELMAAGMSLPIFLTPLRRDGKIWTDAVWMRDANVAEALRRGAEEVWLIWCIGNSPYWGDGPLEQYVHMIEMSAMGALLADFEAARAAGREFVLHVVRPEHPLPLDPEFYLGRIDADTLIGMGYRDARAYLDTMTPAGVPKDASCTAMTEPAAGVRFNDTLRSELEGSPLTFKGTVILPTAGSGAPPQFTGFLEHPLFGGRIFLSGGHVETQGHDVTYLARIRLDGGWQDVALTRTLRDDPGPDAWTDSRRAVLKVNGLRTGSLTAELTMSLADAAGLLASVEPVGAHGFVDRAEAVASFAANGLRELLGRY from the coding sequence GTGAAGCGTTCTTTGGTGCTCGCAGGTGGCGGAATGCGCGTGGCCTGGCAGGCCGGCGTCATGAGGGCGCTCGCCGAGGAAGGACTCGAGTTCCAGCATGTTGACGGCAGCTCCGGCGGGATCCTGACGGCAGGGATGCTGCTGTCCGGGGTTTCGCCGGCAGAAATGTGTACCCGGTGGTCCGGCGTGGACGTCAAGGACTTCGGCTCGGCGCTGCCCGTCGGCGACTACCTCAAAGGCCCATGGTCGCTGCCAGCTATAGGCGATGCCGACGGCATCCTGAACAAGGTCTTTCCCACCCTGGGCATCAACGATGCGACCATCCGCGGCCGCGCCGCGGAACCGGGCGCCGTCGAGGGTTCCTTCAACGTGGTGGAGTTCACCGGGAAGCAATGCCACGCAATCGATGCCACCGCGATTGATGCGGAGCTCATGGCCGCGGGAATGTCACTACCCATCTTCCTGACACCTCTGCGCCGGGATGGGAAGATCTGGACGGATGCCGTCTGGATGCGTGACGCCAACGTAGCCGAAGCCCTGCGTCGGGGAGCGGAGGAAGTGTGGCTGATTTGGTGCATCGGCAACTCGCCATATTGGGGCGACGGTCCCCTGGAGCAGTACGTCCACATGATCGAAATGAGCGCCATGGGAGCCCTCCTTGCAGATTTTGAGGCTGCGAGGGCGGCTGGACGCGAGTTTGTGCTGCATGTAGTGCGCCCCGAGCATCCGCTTCCGCTGGACCCCGAGTTCTACCTGGGCAGGATCGACGCCGATACCCTGATCGGCATGGGATATCGGGATGCCCGCGCGTACCTGGACACTATGACGCCAGCCGGCGTACCGAAAGACGCCAGCTGCACCGCCATGACCGAACCAGCGGCGGGCGTCCGTTTCAACGACACCCTGCGCAGCGAACTGGAGGGCTCACCCCTGACGTTCAAAGGCACTGTCATTCTGCCCACGGCAGGGTCCGGGGCGCCGCCGCAGTTCACGGGATTCCTGGAGCACCCGCTCTTCGGTGGCCGCATCTTCCTCTCCGGCGGCCACGTAGAGACGCAAGGCCACGACGTCACATACCTTGCACGCATCAGGCTCGACGGCGGGTGGCAGGACGTGGCCTTGACGCGCACCTTGCGGGACGATCCCGGTCCGGACGCGTGGACCGACTCGCGCAGGGCAGTATTGAAAGTGAACGGCTTGCGTACGGGTAGCCTGACAGCCGAGCTAACCATGAGCCTGGCCGACGCCGCAGGACTTTTGGCATCGGTGGAGCCAGTTGGTGCCCACGGCTTCGTTGACCGGGCAGAGGCCGTGGCCAGCTTCGCCGCCAACGGATTAAGAGAGTTGCTGGGACGATACTGA